A region of Anolis carolinensis isolate JA03-04 unplaced genomic scaffold, rAnoCar3.1.pri scaffold_7, whole genome shotgun sequence DNA encodes the following proteins:
- the ska2 gene encoding spindle and kinetochore-associated protein 2 isoform X2: METAVTKLETMFQDAESDLNHIQAMLEYEMRKGLPDGLSQEENPLVLIQQLSLVKSRYQAVCERLQEISAEKQESMRSIRATLAKTMKLVQEIQHHAGMETSPLSEEEQLAMQHLMLHTPEVTEALAKQECPNTNATDAN, translated from the exons ATGGAGACGGCGGTTACTAAGCTCGAGACCATG TTCCAGGATGCTGAATCTGATCTCAATCACATCCAGGCCATGTTGGAGTATGAAATGAGAAAAGGGCTCCCGGATGGATTATCTCAAGAG GAAAACCCGTTGGTTCTCATTCAGCAACTTTCCTTGGTGAAGTCTCGTTACCAAGCCGTGTGTGAACGGCTTCAAGAAATCTCCGCCGAGAAGCAAGAGTCCATGCGCTCGATTCGTGCCACTCTTGCCAAGACGATGAAGCTGGTTCAGGAAATACAGCATCACGCAGGCATGGAG ACTTCACCTCTTTCTGAAGAAGAACAGCTTGCAATGCAACACTTAATGCTCCACACGCCTGAAGTTACAGAAGCCCTGGCAAAACAG GAGTGTCCAAACACGAATGCCACTGACGCCAATTGA
- the ska2 gene encoding spindle and kinetochore-associated protein 2 isoform X3 gives MFQDAESDLNHIQAMLEYEMRKGLPDGLSQEENPLVLIQQLSLVKSRYQAVCERLQEISAEKQESMRSIRATLAKTMKLVQEIQHHAGMETSPLSEEEQLAMQHLMLHTPEVTEALAKQECPNTNATDAN, from the exons TTCCAGGATGCTGAATCTGATCTCAATCACATCCAGGCCATGTTGGAGTATGAAATGAGAAAAGGGCTCCCGGATGGATTATCTCAAGAG GAAAACCCGTTGGTTCTCATTCAGCAACTTTCCTTGGTGAAGTCTCGTTACCAAGCCGTGTGTGAACGGCTTCAAGAAATCTCCGCCGAGAAGCAAGAGTCCATGCGCTCGATTCGTGCCACTCTTGCCAAGACGATGAAGCTGGTTCAGGAAATACAGCATCACGCAGGCATGGAG ACTTCACCTCTTTCTGAAGAAGAACAGCTTGCAATGCAACACTTAATGCTCCACACGCCTGAAGTTACAGAAGCCCTGGCAAAACAG GAGTGTCCAAACACGAATGCCACTGACGCCAATTGA